Proteins from one Mastacembelus armatus chromosome 16, fMasArm1.2, whole genome shotgun sequence genomic window:
- the LOC113122552 gene encoding cleft lip and palate transmembrane protein 1-like protein, which translates to MFPSCYSKPADSGGRRSAIVKLLLGVFVVYMLHTAWLLYGFLNTKACDGGRGVHCITSYLAARPRLQVSVFTCLVPDNSPLSLAVKIDPFDPHSAFERQVNVSLPEETRANGTLYAVVYVHKAGASPLEDSREVHHVAQLTTYITPTHAAGPSDRQKKFSPRSHNPVSHWRPHLSVTVMSEDFTFNKAGLPSDVRRYMKVSHEGQQMIYLPLLLVNELSFRVRDLMEISSSTVQLPLTVSYEGISLRRFRFWVHLQDVVYSLRQFGFTEENIDEIKETLAGSNLYLLVLTAVITAIQLICEFLALKNDISFWRKKKNMAGMSRKSVLWRSLGTLLIFLHLLEETSLLVLLPVGLGACVEVWKVFKVFKVQLQWKSSKLHVNKLDEEERKTVEYDTQASTYLSYLVYPLCFSGAVFSLAYLRQKNYYSWLVNSLVTGVYAFGFLSMAPQLFINHKLMSVSHLQGTVLMYRGVNTLISDLCSCASFFSSSGSFSSSHQLSCFRDELLFFLYLYQRRRYAPKGRKRESATHGRKIKTQ; encoded by the exons ATGTTTCCGTCGTGTTATTCCAAGCCCGCAGACAGCGGCGGTAGAAGAAGCGCCATCGTTAAGCTGCTGCTCGGTGTGTTTGTGGTTTACATGCTCCACACCGCCTGGCTCCTGTACGGCTTCCTCAACACCAAAGCCTGCGATGGAGGCAGGGGAGTGCACTGCATAACCTCCTACCTGGCAGCAAGACCCAGACTGCAG GTGAGTGTCTTCACCTGCCTCGTGCCAGACAACAGCCCACTCAGCCTCGCTGTGAAAATAGACCCATTCGACCCACACTCGGCATTTGAGAG gcAGGTGAATGTCTCTTTGCCAGAGGAGACTCGGGCTAATGGCACTCTGTATGCAGTCGTTTATGTTCACAAAGCTGGTGCTTCACCTCTGGAGGACAGCAGAGAAGTCCACCACGTAGCTCAGCTCACCACCTACATCACTCCCACACATGCGGCTGGAccgtcagacagacagaag AAGTTCAGCCCCAGATCACATAATCCCGTATCTCACTGGAGACCACACCTGTCTGTTACTGTGATGTCAGAGGACTTCACCTTCAACAAGGCGGGGCTTCCCAGTGACGTGCGCCGCTACATGAAAGT GTCTCATGAAGGCCAACAGATGATCTATCTCCCTCTGCTGCTGGTTAATGAGCTCAGCTTCAGAGTCAGAGATCTCATG GagatcagcagcagcactgtcCAGCTCCCTCTAACTGTGTCCTATGAGGGAATCTCTTTGAGGAGATTCAGGTTTTGGGTCCATCTGCAGGATGTAGTTTACTCCCTTCGACAGTTTG GCTTCACAGAGGAGAACATTGATGAAATTAAAGAAACTCTGGCGGGATCCAACCTCTACCTGTTAGTGCTGACTGCAGTCATCACAGCTATACAA CTCATCTGTGAATTCTTGGCTCTTAAAAATGACATTAGCTTctggagaaaaaagaagaacatgGCTGGAATGTCCAGGAAGTCAG TTCTGTGGCGTAGTCTTGGTACTTTATTGATTTTCCTGCATCTGCTGGAGGAGACCAGTCTGCTGGTGCTGCTCCCTGTCGGACTGGGAGCATGTGTTGAG GTGTGGAAGGTGTTTAAAGTGTTTAAGGTCCAGTTGCAGTGGAAAAGCTCTAAGCTGCAC GTGAATAAGCTGGacgaagaagaaagaaagacagtggAGTATGATACACAG GCGTCCACGTACTTGTCCTACTTGGTTTATcctctgtgtttcagtggaGCTGTTTTCTCACTGGCCTACTTACGCCAAAAGAA TTACTATTCCTGGTTGGTCAACAGCCTGGTGACTG GAGTGTACGCCTTTGGCTTCCTGTCTATGGCCCCACAGCTCTTCATCAACCATAAG CTGATGTCTGTGAGCCACCTGCAAGGCACAGTGTTGATGTACAGA GGAGTGAACACCCTGATCTCAGATCTGTGCTCCTGtgcctcctttttctcctcttccggatccttttcctcctctcatcAGCTCTCCTGCTTCAGAGATGAGCTCCTGTTCTTCCTCTACCTGTACCAGCGAAG GCGTTACGCCCCGAAGGGCAGAAAACGAGAGTCTGCGACCCACGGCAGGAAAATAAAGACTCAGTGA